A part of Acropora palmata chromosome 8, jaAcrPala1.3, whole genome shotgun sequence genomic DNA contains:
- the LOC141890047 gene encoding uncharacterized protein LOC141890047, producing the protein MFRWHANHDLDLLREVLGLRPSNPSDWNLIADNLQRASANQEITVKGRSCKEHFDVLLRHHKDENSAALKKLGTEEQYNEIHQLFDDLQQQSKKGKKKDEKDKQKATEFRDKAMETLKRKSSTSGGDN; encoded by the exons ATGTTTAGATGGCACGCAAACCATGACCTTGATCTTCTTAGAGAAGTGCTGGGATTAAGACCTAGTAATCCCAGTGACTGGAACCTTATTGCTGACAATCTCCAACGAGCATCGGCAAATCAAGAAATCACAGTCAAAGGCCGCTCATGTAAAGAGCACTTTGATGTTCTTCTTCGCCATCACAAAGATGAGAACTCTGCAGCcttaaaaaa GTTAGGCACTGAGGAACAGTATAATGAAATTCATCAACTTTTTGATGACTTACAGCAGCAGAGCAAGAAAGGCaagaaaaaagatgaaaaggaTAAACAGAAAGCAACTGAATTCAGGGATAAAGCTATGGAAACACTGAAGAGAA aaTCAAGTACTTCAGGCGGTGACAACTGA